ACCTCGGCTTCTACTCGCCCAGGACGCTCAGCGCGCACCCCGACGAGCTGGCCGCGGGCAGCAGGTACAGCGTGGGCACGGGGCCGTTCAAGCTCGTCTCCCGCGTCAAGGGCCAGCGGCTGGTGTTCGAGCGCAACCAGGGCTACGAGTGGCCGCCGCCCGCCACCCGCACCACCGGGCGCCACCCGCACATCGACAAGCTGGTGGTCAGCTTCCTGCCCGAGAACGCCACCCGGCTCGGCGCCGTCACCTCCGGCCAGGCGGACATCGCCGACGCGGTGCCCGCCGGCCGTGTGAGCACCCTGAAGTCCGACACCTCGCTCAGCATCCGGGGCCACGACTCGCCCGGCATCGTCTACGAGTACTACTTCAACACCGAGCGCACACCGTTCCACGAGCGCGACGCGCGGCTCGCGGTGCAGTACGCGGTCGACACCGAGGCCATCACCAAGGCCGTCTTCGCCGGCCAGTACGACCGCGCCTGGAGCCCGCTCAGCTCCGTGACACCCGGCTACGACGCGCTGCTCCAGGGCACCTGGCGGCACGACCCCAAGAAGGCAGGGCAGCTCCTGGACGGGCTCGGCTGGACGGGCCGCGACAAGGACGGCTACCGCACCCGGGGCGGCAGGCGGTTCTCCGTCACCCTGCTGTTCCAGCCGCAGTACACCAAGACCGAGCAGCAGACCTACGACACCGCGGTGCAGGACCAGCTCAAGAAGGTCGGCATCGAGCTGAAGCTGGTGCCCCTGGACGTCGGCGCCTACGCGCCCCGGCGGAACGAGGGCGACTACGACATGATCGCCTTCGCCTGGGGCGGCGCCGACCCCGACCTGCTGCGCAACGTCTTCCACTCCGAGAGCCAGCTCGCCGACGGCGGCGCCAACGGGTCCCGGGTGCGCGACGCGGCCATCGACGGCTGGCTCGACCAGGCCAAGGCCTCCCAGGACCGCGCCGCGCGCGACGAGCTGTACGCCAAGGTGCAGCGCCGGGTCATCGAGCAGGGCTTCGCGCTGCCCGCCTACGTCGGCACCCGGCAGATGGCCGTCAGCGACCGGGTCGAGGGAGTCACGTTCGACGCCTCGGCCTGGCCGCTCTTCCACGACGCCTGGGTGGTCGACGGCAAGTGAGGAAGACCCCTGTCCCCCCGCGCCGGCGCGAGGCGCCCGGCGCGGGGGGCGCAGCCGCGGGGCCGGTGCTCCGCTTCGTGCTGCGGCGGCTGGCCGCCGGACTGCTGGTGCTGTGGGGCGCGGCCACGCTCGCGTTCCTCGCGCTGCACCTGGTGCCCGGGGACATCGTCGACACCCTGCTCGGTCCCAGCACCACCGCGACGCCCGCGCTACGCGCGCAGATCCGCGCGGACTACGGCCTCGACCAGCCGCTGCCCGTGCAGTACGCCCACACCCTCGCGTCGCTGGCCACCGGTGACCTCGGCCGCTCCTACCAGCTCGGCCAGCCGGTGACGGGCGTGCTCTCCGGGCAGGTGGTGCCGACGGTCGAACTGGCCCTGGCCGCCTGCGCCACCGCGCTGCTGCTCGCCTTCGCCGCGGCCTACGCCACGGCCGGACGCGGGCGCGCCGCCCGCACCGCGGCCTCCGGGGTGGAACTGCTGGCCACCTCGGTGCCGTCGTTCTGGCTCGGCATCCTAGGGCTGACGTTCCTCTCATACCGGTGGCACCTGCTCCCGGCCACCGGCGCCGACGGCCTCGCCTCGCTGCTGCTGCCCGCGGTCACCCTCGCGCTGCCCATCGCGGGCGTCCTGGCCCAGGTGATCAGGCAGGAGCTGGACCTCGCGGCGTCGCGTCCGTTCGTGCTTACCGCGCGCTCCCGGGGGGCGTCCGGGCACGGGGTGTTCCTCCGGCACACCGGGCGCCATGCCGCTCTGCCCGTCGCCACGCTCGCCGGCTGGATCACCGGCAGCCTGCTCAGCGGCGCCGTGCTCACCGAGACGGTGTTCGCCCGCCCCGGCCTCGGCCGGGTCCTGGTCACCGCCGTGACCGGCAAGGACATCCCGGTGGTCAGCGCCCTGGTGGTGCTGTCCGCCGCCGCCTTCGTCGTCGTCAACCTGCTGGTCGACCTGCTCTACCTGGCCATCGACCCCCGCCTGCGGACGGAGGCCCCCGTATGAGCCGGACACTCGACAGAACCGGCCGGACCCCGGCGCCGGACGGGGCACGGGGCCCGCACGGAACGGGCGGGGACACCGGCGCCGCCGACCCGGGCAAGCCGCGCCGCCGCCGGCGCGGACTCGTGTCACCGGCGCTCGCGGCGGTGTACGGCGCGCTCGGGGTGCTCGTGCTCCTCACCGTGTTCGCGCCCGGCCTGCTCGCGCCCTACGAGCCGAACGACACCCACGTGCTCTCGGCGTTCCAGGCGCCCGGCGCCGCCCACCCCTTCGGTACCGACGAACTCGGCCGCGACGTGCTGTCACGCGTGATCCACGGCGCCCGGACCTCCCTCACCATCGGCGTCGGCGCGTCCGCGATCGGCGTCGTCGGCGGGGCGCTGGTCGGGCTGCTCGCGGCCGTCGGCGGCTCCCGCACGGACCAGGTGCTGATGCGCGCCATGGACGTGCTGCTCGCCTTCCCGGAACTGCTCCTCGCGCTGCTGGTGGTGAGCGTGGTGGGCGCCGGGGCCGGCAACGTGCTGGCGGCGATCGGCCTCGCCGCGGTGCCCAACTACGCACGCCTGGTACGGGCGCAGGCGCTGGTCGTGCTGCGCTCCGGGTACGTCGAGGCGGCGGTCGTGCTGGGCGCCGGCCGGGGCACCATCGTGCTGCGGCACGTGCTGCCCAACGTGGCGGGCCCCCTGCTGGTGCTCGCCACCATCGGCACCGGCACCGCCGTGGTCTCCGGCGCCGCACTCAGCTTCCTCGGCCTCGGGCCCGCGCCGCCCACCGCGGAGTGGGGCGCCATGCTCTCCGAGGGTCGCGAATACCTCGCCACCGCCTGGTGGGTGGGCGTCTTCCCGGGCGTCGCCGTGGCCGCCGTGGTGCTCTCCCTCACGCTGCTCGGCCGCCACCTGAAGTCCCGCGCCGACACAGGAGAGCCCTCGTGACCGACAGAACCGGTACCGCCGGCGACACCACGGCCGGCGGAGCGGAGGGTCGCCGGGACGGCGGCACGGCCAGGCCGGCCTCGGCGCCGCTCCTGGTCGACGTGGCAGGGCTCAGCGTGCGGTTCGGCGAGGTCGGCGCCGTGCGCGGGGTGGACCTCCGGGTCCGGCCGGGCGAATGCCTCGCCCTGGTCGGCGAGTCGGGGTCGGGCAAGAGCACCGTGGCACGGGCGCTGCTCGGCCTCGCCGGGGCCGGCGCCGGCGTCACCGCCCGGCGGCTGGAGGTCGCGGGGCGGGACACGCGTGGCTTCACCGACCGCGACTGGCGCGCGGTACGCGGCCGGCACGCCGCCCTCGTCGCCCAGGACGCGCTCGTCTCGCTCGACCCGCTGCGCACGCTGCGCGCCGAGATCGCCGAGCCGATGCGGGTGCACGGCACGGTCGCCCGCGAGCGCATCGCCGAGCGCGTGGTCGAGCTCCTCGCGGCGGTCGGGGTGCCGGAGCCCGCGGCGCGGGCGGCGCAGTACCCGCACCAGCTCTCCGGCGGGCTGCGGCAGCGCGCCCTGATCGCCTCCGCGCTCGCCGCCGACCCGCGCCTGCTGATCGCCGACGAGCCCACCACCGCGCTCGACGTCACCGTGCAGGAGCAGATCCTCGGCCTCTTCCGCACCGCCAAGCAGTCGGGCAAGGGCATCCTCCTCATCAGCCACGACCTGGCCGTCGTCGCCCGGATCGCGGACCGCACCGCCGTGCTGCGGGCCGGCGAGATCGTCGAGGAGGGCCCCACCGCACGGCTCATCCGCCGCCCACGGCACCCGTACACGCGCAGGCTTCTGGCCTCGGTCCCCGCACCGCGCACCGCATCCGCAGCCCCGGAGGCCGCCGTCGTGCTCGCGGCCGGCGGCCTGCGCAAGAGCTACGGCGGCCGGCTCGCCGTGGACGGCGTGGCGCTGGAGCTGCGCGCCGGCGAGGCGCTCGGCCTGGTCGGCGGGTCCGGCTCCGGGAAGACGACGGTGGCCAGGCTGGCGCTCGGGCTGCTGCTCCCGGACGAGGGCGAGGTACGGCTCGACGGGGCGCCCTGGTCGGCGCTGTCCGAGAAGCGCCGGCGGGCACGGCGGCACCGCATCCAGCTGGTGCCGCAGGACCCGTACGGCTCCCTCGACCCGCGCTGGACCGTCCGCCGCCTCGTCGCCGAGGCGCTGCCGCGCGGTGCGGAACGCCCGGCCAGGATCGGCGAGCTGCTCGGCCTGGTGGGCCTGTCCGGCGACCATCTGGACCGCCGCGCCCACCAGCTCTCCGGCGGCCAGCGCCAGCGCGTGGCGATCGCCCGCGCCCTCGCCCCGGGGCCCGCGGTGCTCGTCTGCGACGAGCCGGTCTCCGCGCTGGACGTCTCCGTGCAGGCCCAGATCCTCGACCTCCTGGACGGCCTGCGCACCCGCCTCGGCCTGGCGCTGCTGTTCATCTCGCACGACCTCGCCGTGGTCCGCCACGTCAGCGACCGGGTCGCCGTGATGTGCCAGGGCCGGATCGTCGAGGAGAACACCGCGGCCGAACTGTTCGCGCACCCCCGGCACCCGTACACCAGGGAGCTGCTGGCCGCGTCCCCGGCCCTGGTCCGAGGGGAGGCGGCCTCAGGGGCGCAGCGGCGATCCGGGCGCCGGCGGTGATCCGCCCGGCGCCGTCCGCCGCTGCCCTGTTCGCCCTCCCGGCCCATCCCCACTCCGAGGCCGGTACGGCACGGTCGCCGGCCGGTGGTCCGGTGCGTCCCCGATCCTGTACTCGGCGTCCGCGGTCGCCCCGTACGTCCTGGCGCCCCGCCGGACGGGCCGCGGGTTCGCGCCGGCAGGCGGGAGCAACGGATGAACACAGGACCCGAACCGGGCAGCCCGACGGCGGGCGCCGGCTCCGGCGGTTCGGCCGCGCCCGATGGTGGCGGTGAGCCGCACGAGCCCGTGCCGGTCGGCCTGCCCCCGGCACCCGAGGACGGCCGCGCGTTCACGGCACCGGCCGACGCGCCCAGCGGCGCTGGAACCCCGCCGCTCGCCGGGCTCGACCTCGGCTCGACCCGCATCAAGGCCGTGGTGTGCGTACAGGACGGCCGGGTTCTCGGCGCCGCGGAACGACCCACCCCGCTCGGGGAGAACGACGCGGACGCGCTGGTCGCCGCCGCTCTCGGCACCCTCGCCGACGCGCTCGGCCGCAGCGGGCTCGCCCGCGCCGGGCGGGCCCCGGCCGCGGTGGGCCTGACCGGCATGGCCGAGACCGGCGTGCCGCTGGACCGCGAAGGGCGCCCCACCGGGCCCCTGCTCGCCTGGTCCGACCCGCGCGGCGCCGAGCAGGCGGCCCGGCTGGTCCGCTCGGTGGGCGCGGAAGCACTCCACGGCGCCACCGGCGTACGCCCCTCCGCGAAGGCGCCGCTCGCCAAGTGGTGCTGGCTGCGCGACGAGCGGCCCGAGGCGCTGCGCCGCATGGCGGTGTGGGCCGGCGCCGCCGACCTCGTCGCCCGTGCGCTGACCGGCGTCACCGCCACCGACGCCACGTTCGCGCAGCGCACCATGGGCTTCGACGTGCACCGGCGCCGCTGGGACCACGAACTCCTCGCGCTCGGCGGGCTCTCGGAACGGCGGCTCCCGCCCGTGCGCGAGCCGGGCGAGCCCGTGGGGCCGGTGACCGCGGAGGGCGCCGCGCGGGTCCCCGGCCTGCGCCCCGGCACCCCGGTCGTGATCGCCGGGCACGACCACCTCGTCGGCGCCTGGGCGGCGGGCGCGCGCACCGCCGGCGACCTCGCCGACTCGATGGGCACGGCGGAAGCGGTGGTCACGCTCGCGGACACCCCGCCCGACCCGGCCCGTGCGCTGGCGGAGGGCATCGGCTACGGGCGCCACGCCGACGGCCGCAGCTGGTACCTGATCGCCGGCACCGGAAGCTGCGGCGCCCTCGCCGACTGGTGCGCCGACCTGCTCGGGCTGCCGCCGGGCACCGGACGCCACGAGCGCTTCGGCGCGCTGCTGGCAGCAGCGGGCCTGGGGCCCACCGGGGTGGTCGTCGAGCCGTACTTCACGGGCCGCACCGCCCCCGCGCCCGATCCCCACCGGTCCCTGGCCCTGCACGGCCTCGGCCCCGGCGACGGGCCCGCAAGGCTGGCGCTGGCCGTCGTGGAGGCCACCGCCTACCAGGCGCGTTGGATGGCGGAGGCGCAGGCCGCACTGGTCGGCGCCCCGCCGCGCAGGACCCTGCTGCTGGGCGGCCCCGTCGCCCAGCCCCGCTGGCCGCGCGTCAAGGCCGCGGTCGGCCCCTGGCCGCTCCACGTGCTCGCCGAGCACCGGGCGCCCGCGGTGGGGGCGGCACTCCTCGCGGCCCCCGCCGCGGGCCTGCCGGCGCCGGACCCGCTGCCCGTCACCCGGCTGCGCCCTGGCCCCGACGAGGACCCGGCCCGCTATGCGGCGGTGTACCGGGACGCGTTCCTGCCGGCCGTGCGGCGCCCCGCCGTTCCCTCCGGGGGCCCCGAGTCGCGGCGGTCGTGACCACCGTGCGGCCCGGGACGGGACCTTCGGCGGGAGGAGCCGCGCGCCTCACGGGCAGGACGGCTGCGGCCCCCCGCGTCACGGGCAGGACGGCGCTGCGGCCCCTGCGTCACGACACGACCGGGTCGACCACCCAGTCGGGGTGCCCCGGCATCGGCGGCGTCGTGGCGCCGTACAGCCACGGGCGCAGGAAGCCGCCGAGGTCCCTCCCGGCCACCTGGGACGCCAGGTCGATGTAGTCCTGCGTGCTCGCCGCCCGGCCCCGGTAGCGGGCGAACCAGGTCCGCTCGATCCGCTGGAACGTCGCGTCGCCGACCTTCTCCCGCAGGGCGTACAGCACCAGCGCGGAGCCGTCGTAGCGCATCTTCTTGAAGAGGTTGGGCTCCGTGGGCTCGGCGGGCGCGCCCACGTCGTGCCGCCACTGGTCGTGCTGGCGGTACGCCTCCTTCATGGCGGCCTCGAAGCTGTCGCCGCCGTGCGCCTCGGAGTAGAGCCGCTCGTAGAAGCGGGCGTGGCCCTCGCTCAGCCACAGGTCGGACCAGGTCTTGAGTGCCACGCTGTCGCCGAGCCACTGGTGGGTCAGCTCGTGGACCATGTTGGTCTCGGCGTCGACCCGGGTGCCGAGCAGGTCGGCCTTGGGGATCAGGGACAGGCCCTGCGTCTCCAGGGCGACCCCGAGGTCCGTGTCGCCGACCAGGATGCCGTAGCTGTTGAAGGGGTAGCGGCCCAGCCGCTGCTCCAGCCAGGCGATGTGACCCGGGGTCAGCTTCAGGTGCTGCTCGGCCGGGGCGGCCAGCGCGTCCGGGACGACGTCGCGGACCGGCAGGCCGCCCGGTCCCTTGCGGTCCACGAAGGTGAACCGCCCGATGCCCAGCTGAACGTACTGCGGGGTGACGGGCTGCTCGGACTCGTACGTCCACCTGACCCGACCGTCGGCGCCCGTGGTGCGGCCCGCGAGCCGGCCGTTGGCCACGGCCTTGAGGTCCGGGGGAGTGGTGATGTGGAAGGTGAACGGGGCCCGGAGGCTGGGGTGGTCGTCGGCCGGGAAGATCATCTTGGCGCCGTTCGGCTGCGGGTACAGGATGGTCCCGTCGGGTGTGGGGATCCAGCCGTAGTCCGAGATGGCGTCGTCGCGGTGCCGGGTCTGGGCGGGGTCCGCGGTGTAGGAGACCGTGACGGTGAAGGTGCTCCCGTCGGCGATCGGGGCCGCGGGCGTGACCACCAGCTCGTCGCCGTCCCGCTGGAAGGCGGCCGGCTCGCCGTTCACCCTGACCGTGTGCAGGGTGTTGCCCGCGAAGTCGAGGTCGAAGCGGGAGAGCGCCTGGGTGGCGGTGGCCCTGATCGTCGTCGTCGCCTCGAACGGCGTCCTCGGGGCCTGCCAGTCGAAGTCCAGGGTGTAGTGGCGGACGGTGTAGCCGCCGTTCCCGTCCAGCGGGAAGATCGGATCGCCGAGCCCCGGGGCACCCGGCGAGGGTGCCGGTGCGGTGGACGAGGCGGCGTAGGAGACCGGCGCGGTCAGGGCGGCCACGGCGGCGACCGCCGCGGCCAGGGCCGGCACGGATCTGCTGCGGCTCGTGGTGCGATGCATGCTCATCGGAACCTTCGGTCGGCGGATGCTCTCTGTCGGCCTGTGGGGGGAGCAGGCGTCGACTGGTCAGACGCGCGAGATCCGTGGGGCGTTGTGCGCCGCGAGCGCCGAGAGCGCCGGGAGGGCTGGGAACGCCGAGGGGAACGGGAGGAACGCGGAAGGGGCGGAGGCCCGAAGGCCCCCGCCCCCCGCCGTCCGCTCAGCTGACGGCCTTGATCAGCTCGCCGTTCGAGGTGTCCCCGCTGAGCTCCCAGAGGAAGGTTCCCCCGAGGCCCTGCTGGTTCTTGTACGTCATCTTCCCCGCGATGGTCGACGGGGTGTCGTAGCTCCACCAGTTGCTGCCGCAGTGCGCGTACGCGGTTCCCGCGACCGTCCCGGTGGCCGGGCACTTGGCCTTCAGCACCTTGTAGTCGTCGATGCCCTGCTCGTACGTGCCCTGCGCGGGACCGGTGGCGGTGCCGCCCGGCGCGTCCTGGGTGACGCCCGTCCAGCCGCGCCCGTAGAAGCCGATGCCGAGCAGCAGCTTGCCGGACGGGATGCCGAGGCCCTTGAGCTTCTTGATGGTGG
The nucleotide sequence above comes from Streptomyces sp. TS71-3. Encoded proteins:
- a CDS encoding ABC transporter permease, with the protein product MRKTPVPPRRREAPGAGGAAAGPVLRFVLRRLAAGLLVLWGAATLAFLALHLVPGDIVDTLLGPSTTATPALRAQIRADYGLDQPLPVQYAHTLASLATGDLGRSYQLGQPVTGVLSGQVVPTVELALAACATALLLAFAAAYATAGRGRAARTAASGVELLATSVPSFWLGILGLTFLSYRWHLLPATGADGLASLLLPAVTLALPIAGVLAQVIRQELDLAASRPFVLTARSRGASGHGVFLRHTGRHAALPVATLAGWITGSLLSGAVLTETVFARPGLGRVLVTAVTGKDIPVVSALVVLSAAAFVVVNLLVDLLYLAIDPRLRTEAPV
- a CDS encoding ABC transporter permease yields the protein MSRTLDRTGRTPAPDGARGPHGTGGDTGAADPGKPRRRRRGLVSPALAAVYGALGVLVLLTVFAPGLLAPYEPNDTHVLSAFQAPGAAHPFGTDELGRDVLSRVIHGARTSLTIGVGASAIGVVGGALVGLLAAVGGSRTDQVLMRAMDVLLAFPELLLALLVVSVVGAGAGNVLAAIGLAAVPNYARLVRAQALVVLRSGYVEAAVVLGAGRGTIVLRHVLPNVAGPLLVLATIGTGTAVVSGAALSFLGLGPAPPTAEWGAMLSEGREYLATAWWVGVFPGVAVAAVVLSLTLLGRHLKSRADTGEPS
- a CDS encoding ABC transporter substrate-binding protein; protein product: MHSRRSFLALPVAALAVSGLSACSADDGAAEAGDGTPQDGGTVTFATDVEPEILDPHVSPADIAGAVMRNVFDSLVAQDDKGDFSPWLATSWNVSDDGKAYTFALRRDVTFSDGTPFDAHAVKANFDRIVAPATKSQYAAKLMGPYDRTEIVDAHTARVHLKEAYGSFLHAVSTTYLGFYSPRTLSAHPDELAAGSRYSVGTGPFKLVSRVKGQRLVFERNQGYEWPPPATRTTGRHPHIDKLVVSFLPENATRLGAVTSGQADIADAVPAGRVSTLKSDTSLSIRGHDSPGIVYEYYFNTERTPFHERDARLAVQYAVDTEAITKAVFAGQYDRAWSPLSSVTPGYDALLQGTWRHDPKKAGQLLDGLGWTGRDKDGYRTRGGRRFSVTLLFQPQYTKTEQQTYDTAVQDQLKKVGIELKLVPLDVGAYAPRRNEGDYDMIAFAWGGADPDLLRNVFHSESQLADGGANGSRVRDAAIDGWLDQAKASQDRAARDELYAKVQRRVIEQGFALPAYVGTRQMAVSDRVEGVTFDASAWPLFHDAWVVDGK
- a CDS encoding M1 family metallopeptidase produces the protein MSMHRTTSRSRSVPALAAAVAAVAALTAPVSYAASSTAPAPSPGAPGLGDPIFPLDGNGGYTVRHYTLDFDWQAPRTPFEATTTIRATATQALSRFDLDFAGNTLHTVRVNGEPAAFQRDGDELVVTPAAPIADGSTFTVTVSYTADPAQTRHRDDAISDYGWIPTPDGTILYPQPNGAKMIFPADDHPSLRAPFTFHITTPPDLKAVANGRLAGRTTGADGRVRWTYESEQPVTPQYVQLGIGRFTFVDRKGPGGLPVRDVVPDALAAPAEQHLKLTPGHIAWLEQRLGRYPFNSYGILVGDTDLGVALETQGLSLIPKADLLGTRVDAETNMVHELTHQWLGDSVALKTWSDLWLSEGHARFYERLYSEAHGGDSFEAAMKEAYRQHDQWRHDVGAPAEPTEPNLFKKMRYDGSALVLYALREKVGDATFQRIERTWFARYRGRAASTQDYIDLASQVAGRDLGGFLRPWLYGATTPPMPGHPDWVVDPVVS
- a CDS encoding L-fuculokinase, whose protein sequence is MNTGPEPGSPTAGAGSGGSAAPDGGGEPHEPVPVGLPPAPEDGRAFTAPADAPSGAGTPPLAGLDLGSTRIKAVVCVQDGRVLGAAERPTPLGENDADALVAAALGTLADALGRSGLARAGRAPAAVGLTGMAETGVPLDREGRPTGPLLAWSDPRGAEQAARLVRSVGAEALHGATGVRPSAKAPLAKWCWLRDERPEALRRMAVWAGAADLVARALTGVTATDATFAQRTMGFDVHRRRWDHELLALGGLSERRLPPVREPGEPVGPVTAEGAARVPGLRPGTPVVIAGHDHLVGAWAAGARTAGDLADSMGTAEAVVTLADTPPDPARALAEGIGYGRHADGRSWYLIAGTGSCGALADWCADLLGLPPGTGRHERFGALLAAAGLGPTGVVVEPYFTGRTAPAPDPHRSLALHGLGPGDGPARLALAVVEATAYQARWMAEAQAALVGAPPRRTLLLGGPVAQPRWPRVKAAVGPWPLHVLAEHRAPAVGAALLAAPAAGLPAPDPLPVTRLRPGPDEDPARYAAVYRDAFLPAVRRPAVPSGGPESRRS
- a CDS encoding ABC transporter ATP-binding protein, giving the protein MAGLSVRFGEVGAVRGVDLRVRPGECLALVGESGSGKSTVARALLGLAGAGAGVTARRLEVAGRDTRGFTDRDWRAVRGRHAALVAQDALVSLDPLRTLRAEIAEPMRVHGTVARERIAERVVELLAAVGVPEPAARAAQYPHQLSGGLRQRALIASALAADPRLLIADEPTTALDVTVQEQILGLFRTAKQSGKGILLISHDLAVVARIADRTAVLRAGEIVEEGPTARLIRRPRHPYTRRLLASVPAPRTASAAPEAAVVLAAGGLRKSYGGRLAVDGVALELRAGEALGLVGGSGSGKTTVARLALGLLLPDEGEVRLDGAPWSALSEKRRRARRHRIQLVPQDPYGSLDPRWTVRRLVAEALPRGAERPARIGELLGLVGLSGDHLDRRAHQLSGGQRQRVAIARALAPGPAVLVCDEPVSALDVSVQAQILDLLDGLRTRLGLALLFISHDLAVVRHVSDRVAVMCQGRIVEENTAAELFAHPRHPYTRELLAASPALVRGEAASGAQRRSGRRR